The genomic stretch TCTTCATATTCATGGATAACTATACTGTGCCACGGCTTCGGCGTAAAGCAGAGAATCTGCAGTATAGCCGGTAGAAATTCGTGTCCGGATTCTTCGGGGTTGTTCATGATTACGACATCTATAGTTTCATGTGTTTCCAGTCCGCCTCCGCTCCGATTCCTTAAATGATCCCGGCGTAACTGTCCTGAGGTTTCATGGCAGGAATATTAATCGGGGGCACAAGGCCGAAACTGGGAAAATCAGGCTTAAAAATCACCCTCCCGGATCAGAATGGCACCCTTCGAATGTCCCTCCAGCAATTGGTTTGAAAGTTGTTCAAACTTTGCCTTCTTCTTATCTATATCGACAAATGTCCTGCTTCATTCTTTCGCAGCATTGGACGTCAGCTTGCACCCGTCTATTGCAAATACTGTCTTCCCCATCAGGTCCAACTCTTCACATACAAGAAGGAGCTGAACAAAAAGCCTCTGGATCTCATCTTTCATCAATACTATGTAATCCGCTAGTACCGTAAAATGCGGATGGCTATCGGCTGTTAATGATTTTCATGATGATATTCGTTCGGCATAATTGTTCCATTTTTCCGGAGGAGTTTATTACCAATGAATACGAATAGAGTATTATCTTCAGTAGGATTCCGGGGTTATACGCCGTAGCGCCCGTTGCGTCATTCTTATAGTGATAAAGGAACGAGTAATGAATAAACGAAAAGCAGCATCGTTCGAATCGGTTGCCTCGATCTACGCTCGGATTCGACCCGGCTATGCAGAAGCTGTATATCAAGAAATAGAAACGCATAAAATTCTCTCCGCCAATTCTGTACTTCTGGAAATCGGGGCAGGTCATGGGGTAGCTACGAAAGAAATCGCAGGGCGGTGGTCTCCAACTATCATCGCAGTAGAACCTGGAAAGAATCTTTGCAAAGCAATGCAGGAACGAACAGGAAAAAATCCGAAAGTCACTATAGAAAACACTACTTTTGAAGCATACGAAAAGAGCTAGAAGAATCCGGTTCTTTTCAGTTAATAGCTCATGAAGAGTTCACGAACTACATGTACTTTACAGCGGAACAATATGTGCTACTTCTGAAATCGTTCTCGCCCAATTCTGTACCAGGAGAAAAACACCTACAAGAATTCTACAGAAACGTCCACAAGGTAATAACGGCAAGAAATAGTCGGATAAAAGTAACAATTACTGCAGATTTGAATATCGCGGAGAAAGTGTTCACAATATAGGTCTTAAGCAGATGAAGGAAGAAACGTCAATCAACAGTCAAACTCCACTATGTTCGCAAAACAAATCGCCTATCAGCGAGTTCCCGGTGGAAATGGCAAGTAGTTTTGCCTTCCCTGTTAGGTAATTTTTGCTTTGTACAGGCTTTTTCCTATGATAGAATGTTTCGTTGGGTGTTTCGACCTGGTTGTAACTGCTGTCTATGCCGGAGCTGTGACTTTTTGTTGCAGAAGAGCGTTATGCGCAATGCGTAAAAAGTTCGGGGTATGAAGATTATGCGTAATAATCTTTTAAAAGGAGCTACCATGAAAAAAGTAATAAAAACATTCGTTATTTTTATGATAATCCCGCTTATATTTATACGTTGCACAGGTAGAAACAATAGCCTGACTGTACTGCAATTAACAGAAGAAATTGCAATAACAGAAATTGAAGAGAATGTATTTCTGGTTACCCACAGTTTTCCCTGGCCGGGCAACTCTTTGGTACTTGTGATAGATAAGAAAAATATTCTCTGGATTGATACGCCATATACACCTGAAGCAACCTCTTTGGTTCTGGACTGGATTCAGGAGGAATTCGGCAGCCGCTATTCAATTACCGAAATAAATACCGGCTTTCATATTGATAATTTAGGCGGAAACGAGGAACTGATAAAACGAAATATTCCAATATACGGCTCAGGCTTAACATGCGAACTTCTTGAAACACAAAGCATGATTACAATGACCAAAATGTTGAAATGGCTCAAAGGAGTTGAGAATGAAAAATACAGGAATACCTATTCGGATTTTAAATTTTATGGCCCTACCAGAACATTTGATATAAACGAAGAACAAAGAATTGCATTCGGATCAGACGAAGCAGTTATATATTACCCCGGTCCTACCCATACATATGATAATCTGGTAGTTTACATTCCGGGCAAGGAATTGCTCTTTGGGGGGTGCATGATACTTTCATCTGATGCAGATAAAGTCGGATTTATAGAAGATGGCGATCTGCATGAGTGGGCAAATTCCCTTTTAAGAGTAGAAAAGCGTTTTGATAGTATCAGGGTCGTTATTCCCGGTCATGGGAATCCAGGTAATTCCGCGTTAATAGCTCATACAAAAGAGATTGTCAATGCTTCCGTAAAAAGGACTGGAGAGTGAAAGCCTTCTACGGACAAAAGTGAGTACCCGGCTTCGGTGCTATTGCGCCTCTGCTAAAATCGGCTCCCGTTGGTCGCCAACTTCGGGTACCCGGTGAGCGTTATACGCATTGCGGGGTTTAATTTTTTTTATTGTAATGGAGGATGAAAATTACATACAGAATTTTCACGGACTCTGACACCACTGTTATTACCGAATATATACATAAGCTTTATCATGAAGACCCGGGCGAAAGGCCGATATGGCCGGAAAACATCCATAAGACTATCGAATCACTCACAAAACACCCGGACCGCGGTTCAATCATTGTTTTTGACAACGCAGGCGCAGTTATTGGCTATGCGATACTTATCAATTACTGGAGCAACGAATTCGGGGGCAACATAATCAATATTGATGAGCTCTACATTAAAGATGAATACCGTTCGCAGGGTATCGGGACGAGGTTTATCGAATACCTGAAGAATATAGTGAGTCTGGAACATCGGTCGCCTTACAATTGGAAGGTACTCCCGGAAATGATAAAGCGTACAACCTGTACAAAAAGCTCGGGTTTAAACGGCATAAAAACACCACGTATGACCTGGAATTGTAGTCAGGCCGGGTATTTAGTCTGAGAAAAGAACTGGCATGAAGTTCCCCTCCCTTTGTTACGTAATTTTTACTATGCACAGGCTTTTTCCTATTATAGAATATTTCGTTGGGTTTTTGACCTGGTTGAAACTGCGGTCTATGCCGGAGCTGTAACTCTTTGTTAAAGAAGAGCGTTATACAAAGTTCGAGGATTTTATATTAGGGCCTGTTCACACTAAAAAGGGTATCAACAATTAAAGCGAAGTGGATAAAAAACACAAACATCACATCTAATTTCTCAAATCGGGAAAAAATGCGCCGAAAGCCCTTAAGACGGCGGAATAGTCGCTCTACTTCATTACGTTTTTTATACAGTTCCTTGTCATATTCCCAGGGATTACGCCTATTTCGTTTGGGAGGCACCACTGGTGCCATCTCAAGGTCAAGAACCAGTTGCCTGGTCTCATCGCCTTCATAGGCCCTGTCCATGAGAACCTTGGTGCCTTTCCATCTCTTATCTTTCAAGGTGTTTAAGAGCTTTCGGC from Marispirochaeta sp. encodes the following:
- a CDS encoding rRNA adenine N-6-methyltransferase family protein — its product is MNKRKAASFESVASIYARIRPGYAEAVYQEIETHKILSANSVLLEIGAGHGVATKEIAGRWSPTIIAVEPGKNLCKAMQERTGKNPKVTIENTTFEAYEKS
- a CDS encoding MBL fold metallo-hydrolase: MKKVIKTFVIFMIIPLIFIRCTGRNNSLTVLQLTEEIAITEIEENVFLVTHSFPWPGNSLVLVIDKKNILWIDTPYTPEATSLVLDWIQEEFGSRYSITEINTGFHIDNLGGNEELIKRNIPIYGSGLTCELLETQSMITMTKMLKWLKGVENEKYRNTYSDFKFYGPTRTFDINEEQRIAFGSDEAVIYYPGPTHTYDNLVVYIPGKELLFGGCMILSSDADKVGFIEDGDLHEWANSLLRVEKRFDSIRVVIPGHGNPGNSALIAHTKEIVNASVKRTGE
- a CDS encoding GNAT family N-acetyltransferase; the encoded protein is MKITYRIFTDSDTTVITEYIHKLYHEDPGERPIWPENIHKTIESLTKHPDRGSIIVFDNAGAVIGYAILINYWSNEFGGNIINIDELYIKDEYRSQGIGTRFIEYLKNIVSLEHRSPYNWKVLPEMIKRTTCTKSSGLNGIKTPRMTWNCSQAGYLV